The sequence below is a genomic window from Streptomyces sudanensis.
CAGCGTCGGCGAGATCACCGCCGCCGCGTTCGCCGGCGTCCTCGACGACACGGCGGCGCTGCGCCTCGTGCGCGCCCGGGGTCTGGCGATGGCCGAGGCCGCCGCCGTGACCCGCACCGGCATGTCGGCGCTGCTCGGCGGCGACCCCGAGGTCACCCTGGAGCACCTTCGTAAGCTCGGCCTGACCGCGGCGAACGTCAACGGCGCCGGCCAGATCGTCGCCGCCGGCACCGAGGAGCAGCTGGCCGCGCTGGCGGAGGACAAGCCCGAGGGGGTCCGCCGGGTGATGCCGCTCAAGGTCGCCGGCGCGTTCCACACGCACCACATGGCGCCCGCCGTGGCCGAGTTGGAGAAGGCCGCCCGGGACGTCGCCCCGGCGGACCCGAAGGTCGTCTACGTCTCCAACAAGGACGGGCAGGCCGTCGCCACCGGCGCCGAGGTCGTCACCCGGCTCGTGGGCCAGGTGGCCAATCCGGTCCGCTGGGACCTGTGCATGGAGACGTTCCAGCGGCTCGGCGCGACCGCGCTGGTCGAGGTGTGCCCGGGCGGCACCCTGACCGGTATCGCCAAGCGGGCCCTTCCCGGCGTCGGAACTCTCGCGCTCAAGACCCCCGACGACCTCGACGCGGCGCGGGCGCTCATCGCCGAGCACGCCGGCGTCGTCTCCTGAACCGGAGCAAGGAGCCAGAGAGCATGGCGAAGATCAGGCCCAGCAAGGGAGCCCCGTACGCGCGCATCCTGGGTGTCGGCGGCTACCGTCCGACCCGTGTCGTGCCGAACGAGGTGATCCTGGAGAGGATCGACTCCTCGGACGAGTGGATCCGCTCGCGCTCCGGTATCGCGACCCGCCACTGGGCGTCGCCCGAGGAGACCGTAACCGCGATGTCGGTCGAGGCGGCGGGCAAGGCCCTCGCGGACGCCGGGATCGGCCCCGACCAGGTCGGCGGCGTCATCGTCTCCACCGTGTCGCACTTCAGGCAGACCCCCGCGGTCGCCACCGAGATCGCCGACAGGCTCACGTCGAGCCGGCCGGCCGCGTTCGACATCTCCGCGGGCTGCGCCGGCTTCGGGTACGGGTTGACCCTCGCGAAGGGCATGGTCGTCGAGGGGTCCGCCGAGTACGTCCTCGTGATCGGCGTGGAGCGGCTCAGCGACCTGACCGACCTGGACGACCGGGCCACGGCCTTCCTGTTTGGCGACGGCGCGGGCGCGGTCGTGGTCGGCCCGTCCGCGGAGCCCGCGATCGGCCCGACCGTCTGGGGCTCCGAGGGCGACAAGTCGGGGACCATCAAGCAGACCGTGCCGTGGACGGACTACCGCGACGGCACGGTGGAGAAGTTCCCCGCCATCACGCAGGAGGGCCAGGCGGTGTTCCGCTGGGCCGTCTTCGAGATGGCCAAGGTCGCCCAGCAGGCGCTCGACGCGGCCGGCATCACCGCGGCCGACCTGGACGTCTTCATCCCGCACCAGGCCAACATGCGGATCATCGACTCGATGGTGAAGACGCTGAAGCTGCCGGAGCACGTCACGGTCGCCCGCGACGTGGAGACCACCGGCAACACCTCGGCCGCCTCGATCCCGCTCGCGATGGAGCGGCTCCTGGCGACCGGGCAGGCGAAGAGCGGTGACACCGCACTCGTCATCGGCTTCGGGGCGGGGCTCGTCTACGCCGCGACGGTCGTTACCCTCCCCTGAGGCAACCGTTCCGATCTCCGTACGGGCGGAACGCCGTCACATCCTCTGCCAAGCACAGAGCCATACATCGAAGGAGCGCCAACATGGCCGCCACCCTGGAAGAGATCGTCGAGGGTCTCGCCGAGATCGTCAACGAGATCGCCGGCATCCCCACCGAGGACGTCGAGCTCGACAAGTCCTTCACGGACGACCTGGACGTGGACTCCCTGTCCATGGTCGAGGTCGTCGTCGCCGCCGAAGAGCGCTTCTCGGTGAAGATCCCGGACGACGACGTCAAGGGCCTCAAGACGGTCCGCGACGCCGCCGAGTACATCCTCAAGCACCAGGCCTGACCGGGTCGCCACCCAGCGGTGGCGCCGTATTCACGCATACCTCACACATGTGGAGAAGAATTCCCGTGAGCTCGACCAATCACACCGTGGTCGTCACCGGTATCGGCGCAACCACACCGCTGGGTGGCGATGCCACCTCGACCTGGGAGGGTCTGGTGGCCGGGCGCTCCGGCGTCAGGCACCTCGAAGGCGAGCGCTTCGCCGACCTGCCCGTCCGGATCGCGGCCCGCACGGCCGTCGACCCCTCGGAGGTCCTGGCGCGGCCGCTGGCCCGCAAGCTGGACCGCTCCGCGCAGTTCGCCCTGATCGCGGCCCGCGAGGCGTGGGCCGACGCGGGCTTCTCCGGGCCCGCCGGTGAGGACGGCGAGGTCCGTCCGGAGCGGCTCGGCTCCGTCATCGCCTCCGGCATCGGCGGTGTGACGACCCTGCTCGACCAGTACGACGTACTGAAGGAGAAGGGTGCCCGGCGGGTCTCGCCGCACACGGTGCCCATGCTCATGCCGAACGGCCCCGCCGCCAACGTCGGCCTGGAGGTGAACGCCCAGGCGGGCGTGCACACCCCGGTGTCGGCGTGCGCGTCGGGCGCGGAGGCCATCGGCTACGCCATCGAGATGATCCGCACCGGCCGCGCCGACGTGGTCGTGGCGGGCGGCACCGAGGCGGCCATCCACCCGCTGCCCATCGTGGCGTTCGCCAACATGATGGCGATGTCCAAGAACGAGGACGACCCCGAGAAGGTCTCCCGCCCGTACGACAAGGCCCGTGACGGCTTCGTGCTGGGCGAGGGCGCGGGTGTGGTCGTCCTGGAGTCCGCGGAGCACGCCGCGGCGCGCGGTGCCCGGGTGTACTGCGAGGCGCTGGGGCAGGGCCTGTCCGCCGACAGCCACCACATCGCGCAGCCCGAGCCCACCGGCCGGGGCATCGCCGCCGCCCTGCAGAACCTGCTGGACTCCACGGGCCTCAAGCCGTCGGAGGTCGCGCACCTGAACGCGCACGCCACGTCGACGCCGCCGGGCGACGTCGCCGAGGTGAAGGCGCTGCGCAAGGTCTTCGGCGACGACCTCGACCACGTCGCGATCTCCGCGACCAAGTCGATGACGGGCCACCTGCTGGGCGGCGCCGGCGGCATCGAGACCGTGGCGACGGTCCTGGCGCTGCACCACCGCACGGCCCCGCCGACCATCAACGTCGACGACCTGGACGAGGAGGTCGACGCGGACATCGTGCGCGACGAGCCCCGGGCGCTGCCGCAGGGCACGATCGCGGCGATCAACAACTCGTTCGGTTTCGGCGGCCACAACGCGATCCTCGCCTTCCGCACGGTCTGACGCGTCCGCAGAACGCCGAGAGGTCCCCGCGTGATCGCGGGGACCTCTCGGCGTTCCGCCGCCGGGACCGGGGCGGCCTCGCGGGGCGCGGGAGGAAGCCGGTCCGACGGGGGGTCAGACGACCTGGTGGAGCCAGCGGACCGGGGCGCCCTCGCCCGCGTACCGGAAGGGCTCCAGTTCGTCGTCCCAGGGCTTGCCGAGGAGTCCGGCGAGCTCGGCCTCCAGCGGGGCCCCGCCCTGCGCGGAGCGGGCCATGGCGGCGCGCAACCGGTCCTCGGGGACCATGATGTCGCCGTGGACGCCGATGACCGCGTGGAAGATGCCCAGGTCGGGGGTGGCGCTGTAGCGCTCCCCCTCGGCGGCGGGGCAGGGTTCGGCGGTCACCTCGAACCGCAGCATCCGCCAGCCGCGCAGGGCGGAGGCCAGCCGGGAGGCCGTGCCCGGTTCGCCCTGCCAGGAGAGTTCGGCCCTCCAGGTGCCCGGCGAGGCCGGCTGCCGGATCCAGTCGAGCTGGACTCTCGTACCGAGCACCCCCGCGACCGCCCATTCGATGTGCGGGCACAGCGCACGCGGCGCGGAGTGGACGTACAGGACTCCACGTGTCGTCACCGGGACCTCCAGTGTGGGACGAGGTTCGCCTTCTCCCAGCGGCCTCAGTAAACAACATCGAAAGCAAAATACCGCAAAAAGGACAAGTTATGACGTGATGTAATTTACCGAAGCCGGTCGTTCGGGCGCCTCTGGTTCGACGGGGAAAAGCTACCGTGCGCCGGCGCGCGCGGGATGGCGTACGGTCGGTCCGTGGCCTCCAGACACCAGGCTCCCCCTCGCCGGAACACCGCTCCCGGGCGCTCCGCCGCCGGGCCGCAGCGCCCCTCCGAAGCCGGCCGCGTCCGCCGTGGCACCGCCCTCACGGCGGCCCTGATCTGCGGTGTCGTCCTGTCGGGATGCGTCTCCTCCCCCGCGGACGACGACGCCGCGGACGCGGTGCGCCGCCCGGCCGCGGTACGGCCCTCCCCNCCCCCACGTCCCCGTGGAACCCGCGGCCGGCCTCCGTCGCCGCGGTCGGCGACTCCATCACCCGCGGATTCGACGCCTGCGAACTGCTGACGGACTGTCCGAACGCCTCGTGGGCCACCGGTTCGGACATCCGGGTGAACAGCCTGGCACTGCGGTTGCTCGGTGCGCCCGCGCTCGCGTCCCGCAGCTGGAACCTGGCCCGGTCGGGGGCGCGCGTCGCCGAACTGCCCGAGCAGATGGAGTCGGCGGCGCGGAGGAAGCCCGGTCTGGTGGCGGTGATGGTGGGGGCGAACGACGCCTGCCGCCCGTCCGCCGATCTGATGACGCCGGTCGCGGACTTCCGGGCGTCGTTCGAGACGGCGATGGCCCGGTTGCGGCGGGCGGCGCCGCGGACACAGGTGTACGTGGCGAGCATCCCGGACCTGCGGCGGCTGTGGGTGACGGGGCGGGACCACCCGGTGGGCCGGCAGGTGTGGCAGCTGGGCGTCTGCGCGTCGATGCTGGCCGACGCCCAGGACCTGGGCCCGGCGGCGGAGGAGCGCCGCGAGCGGGTCCGTGCGCGGGTCATCGCGTACAACGAGGTGCTGCGGGACGTCTGCGCCCGCGACGAGCGGTGCCGGCACGACGGGGGCGCCGTCTTCGCGTACGCCTTCGACGGAACGCAGTTGAGTCCCTGGGACGTGTTCCACCCCAGCCGGGACGGACAGGGGAAACTGGCGGAGATCGCCTACCGCACCGTCACCGCCGCCTCGCCCCCCGCGTAGGCCCCGGCGCCGGAGGCCACCGGGCAAGGGGCGGAACCGGCCCGTCCGGCGGGACGCCGCCGACGCCCGGAGGGGACGGCGGGGCGGATGCGGCCGGGGAACCGGAATCTCCGGGGACCGGGCGGCCGGAGTCCGGGGGCGTACGGTTCCCGGGGTGCGGCCGGGAGCGCCGCGCCGGGCGTGGATAATCCTCCTGTGATCGTTTCAGCGGCTCAGTTCACCGCCGTCCCCGGCGACGTCCGGGCCAACGTCCGGACGATGGCGGCCATGGTCCGCGCGGCGGCCGGGGCCCGGGTCGTCGTCTTCGCGGAACTGGCCCTCACCGGCTACGAACCGCGGCTCGTCGCCGCCGACCGGAGCCTGTGGGTGGCCGAGGACGACCCGCGGCTCGACCCGGTGCGGGAGGCATGCCGCGAGACCGGTGCGGCGGCCGTCGTCAACGGACCGGCGCCGGGCCGGGAACCGGGCGGACGGCGGCCGTACCTCACCTCGTACGTGATCGGCCCGGACGGGGCGACGCTCACGCGCTACGACAAGCAGCACCTGTACGAGGCGGAGCGCGAGGTGTTCGCGGCGGGCGCCTCCGACGGGCGGTTCACCCTCGACGGCCACCGGTTCGCGCTGGCCACCTGCTTCGACAGCCACTGCCCCGAGCTGGGCGAGCGGGCGGCGGCGGACGGCTGCCGGGTGTACCTGGCGAGCTCCCTGTACGGGACGGGTGGCGGCGTGCACGAGCGGGCGACGGTCTATCCGGCCATCGCCCGGCGGAGCGGGCTGTACGTGGTCCTCGCCAACCACGTGGGCGCCGCCGGGTCCTGGACCGGCTGCGGGCGCAGCGCGGTGTGGGGGCCGGACGGCGGGCTGCTGGCCGAGGCGGACCCGGCCGAGCCCGGGCTGGTGCGCGCCGCCGTCGGCTAGCGCGGGCCCGCGTCCCGGCCTTCGTGGAGCCCGTACGGGGCGGGAGCGGGCGCCCCGGGCCCGGCGGCGGGTCCCGGATGCGGTTCGCCCTCCGGTTCCGGTGCCAGTTCGCGGGCCATCAGGGTGGCGCCCGCGACGGCCCCCGGCATGAGGAAGACGGCGACGAACGGCACCAGGTACGCGAGGGCCAGCGGCACGCCGAAGCCGAGGGCCATCATGCGGTGGCCGCGCAGCAGCCGCAGCCGCTCCTTCAGTTCCAGGCGGCGGCGCTGCAGCGCGACGGCGGTCAGCTCCTCGGTGAGGAAGTACCCCGAGACGCAGAAGCCGAGCACGGGGACGACGGTCTGGCCGACCACCGGGACGAATCCGAGGGCGAACAGCAGGATCCCGTAGAACGCGACCCGCAGGACGATGCGCAGGCTGTCGCGGGCGGAGATCCACAGTTCGCGCCAGAACGGCAGCCCGGACTCCGGGACGCGGCCGCCTTCGGAGCGGTCGACCGCCTCGGAGAGCGACTCGTAGAACGGCTGCCCCACCAGCAGCGTCACCGCCGTGAAGGTGACCACCGCGAGGAGCAGCGCGAGGGCGAAGACCAGGGCGGTGAGGAACCCCCGGAACAGGCCCTGCCAGGGCGACGACCAGTCGTCGGCGAACGGGGTCGCCCACGCGGTCAGGTCGTCGGCGCCGTAGGCGAGGCCGACCAGCGCGCCGAGGTACAGGACGAGTGCCACGAGGCCGGGCAGCAGCCCGAGTCCGAGCCAGCGGCCGTGGCGGCCGACCCATCGCTGGCCCTGCAGGAGGAAGCCGAAACCCTTGCCGAGATCACGCATGGAGTCACCCTATCGGGGGTGCCGGCGGGCCCTCGGCCGACGTCGTCCGGGAGGGCGGGCGGAGGCAGGAGCGGCCGAACTCCGGGCCTCGTANCGTCGTCGGGGAGGCCGGGGAGCCGGGCGCCTTCCGGGCCGCGGGCGGGGCGTCCGGCCTGCGAGTCGGACAGCCGCCCGCGGAGGAGGCGGGCGCCCGGGCCCCGGGCCGAGGGCATCGGCGTCGTCCCGGGGACCGGCGACGGGGTCTTCGCACCTGTCGCGAGGCCGGCGCGGCCCGCGTGCCGCGCCCTTCGACGCCCCCGGGGGCGGGACGGTCGCGCGGGGCCGGGGCTCCCGGGGGAATCAGCGGGCGAGCGAGACGACCATCTTGCCGACGTTGTCGCCGCGCAGCAGGCCGAGGAAGGCGTCCACGCCGTTCTCCACGCCCTCGACGATCGTCTCGTGGTACTTCAGGGCGCCCGAGCGCAGCCAGCCGGAGACCTCCTCGACGAAGCGGGGGCGCAGGTCGGAGTGGTCGCTGACCAGCATGCCCTGGAGCCGCAGCCGCTTGCCGATGACCTGGGCCAGGTTGCGCGGGGCGGGAGGGGGCTCCGTGGCGTTGTACTGGGCGATCATGCCGCAGACGGTGACGCGGCCGTGGACGTTCAGCGAGGAGATCGCCGCCTCCAGGTGCTCGCCGCCGACGTTGTCGAAGTAGACGTCGATGCCGTCGGGGGCGGCGGCCCGCAACTGCCGGGCCACCGGGCCGTCCTTGTAGTTGAAGGCGGCGTCGAAGCCGTACTCCTCCAGCAGCAGCCGGACCTTCTCGTCGGAACCGGCCGATCCGATCACGCGGGAGGCGCCCTTCAGCCGGGCCATCTGGCCGACCTGGCTGCCGACGGCGCCGGCCGCGGCGGAGACGAACACGGCGTCGCCCTCCTTGAAGGAGGCCGTCTCGAAGAGGCCCGCGTAGGCGGTCAGCCCGGTCATGCCGAGCACGCCCAGGTACGCCGTGAGGGGCGCGAGGGAGGCGTCGACCCTGACGGCGCGCTCCGCCTCGACCTCGGCGTACTCCCGCCAGCCCAGGCCGTGCAGCACGTGGTCGCCGACCGCGAAGCCCTCGGCGGCGGAGGCCACGACCTCGCCGACCGCGCCGCCCTCCATGGGGTGGTCCAGCCGGAACGGCGGGACGTACGACTTCACGTCGTTCATCCGGCCGCGCATGTACGGGTCCACCGAGAAGTGGAGGTTGCGGACGAGGACGCGGCCCTCGCCCGGGGCGGCGACGGGCGCCTCGCGGAGCGCGAAGTCCTCGGGGACGGGCAGGCCGTCCGGGCGGGAGACCAGGTGCCATTCACGGCCGGACGCCGGGAGTGCGGACATGCTGCGTGCCTCCAGAATCTACTTCACCGTATGAAACAACCATGCCCCTCGATATTTCACCCTGTCAAGCAAACGGGTAGGCTGGTGGACATGCCCAGTACGCGCACGGACCCGCTCACCTGCGAGGTCGTGGAACTCATCGGCACGGTCGTGGCCCGCTACCACGAGGAGTACGAGCACGCCGCCGCCCGGCACTCGCTGACCGGTGCCCAGGCGCGCGTCCTGAGCCTGCTGGCGTTGGAGCCGCTGCCGATGCGGCGCATCGCCGTGTCCCTGCGGTGCGAGCCGTCCAACGTGACGGGCATCGTCGACCGCCTGGAGGCCCGCGGCCTCGTCGAGCGGCGGCCCGATCCGGCCGACCGCCGCGTCAAGCTGGCCGCCCCGACGGAGGAGGGCCGCAGGACCGCGCGCCGGCTGCGGGAGGCCCTGGACTTCGCCCGGGAGCCGCTGGCCGGCCTCTCCGCGGCGGAGCGGGCCCTGCTGCGGGACCTCCTCCGCCGCATGCTGGGCGAACCCGCGGTGCCCTGACGGGTCAGAAGCACCACAGGAGCCAGCGGGTGCACTCCTCCGACGGCTCGGGGGCCGGTGTGGGCGTGGGCGTCGGGGCACATCTCNNNNNNNNNNNNNNNNNNNNNNNNNNNNNNNNNNGGGTTCCCCGCCGGAGGTCGGGGAGGCGCTCGGGGCCGGTTCCGGCTCGGAGGGGGGCGCGTCCGGCTCGACCGGGCGCCTCGACTCGCCCCTGCCGTAGCCCTGGCCGCCGCCCGGGCCCGAGCCGGAGCCGGCCCCGGGACCCGATCCGTCGCCGCCACCGTCACCACCGCCGTCGCCGTCGGACGCGGAGGCCGTCGGCCGGGGCGCGCCCGACGCCTCGCCGGCGCCGCCGTCAGCGGACGGGGCGCCGGAGGGGCCCGGCGCGGAGGGCGTCGCCTCCACCTGTTCGGGGTCGGCGACCCGCGTGCTCTGCGAGGGGTCGGGCAGCGGGGCCGGCAGGGCCACGTCCTCCTGCCGCACCGAGGTCGCCGGGCCGCCTCCGTCCTCCACCGCCACCTCGGCCAGGCTCAGCGTGCCCGCCGCCAGCACCAGGCCGGTCACCACGATCAGCACCACGCGGCCCCGGCGCCGGCGTGCCCGGCGACCGCCCGGCGGGCGGGCCGTCCGTGCGGCGCGGCGCGATCCCGCGCGTCCGGGCGCCGGCGCGCGGCGGGACACCCGGGTGCGGTCGGGGGCCGCGGACGGTGTCTCCTCGTCCCGGGTCAGCTCGAAGACGTGGTCCGCCGCAGGCGTTCCGGGGTCGTCGTGCCGCAGTTCTTCGGCGGGTCTTCCGCATCCGGCGCAGGCCAGTGCCCCGTTGAGATGCCGCCGACACTCGTGGCAATAATCCATGGCGCCCCGCAGAGTATGCGCCGTACAGGTGCCGCAGCCCGGTGCCCGTGTGAAGATTCCGTGTGGAAGGGCACCGTTCGGGGTGCCCGGCGGCTCGGACGTGCCGGATGTGCGTGGACGTGTGGGGATGCGTGCGCGTGTGTGCCGGGGCCCCGGTCCGCGCCCCTCCGGCCCCGNNCNCNCACNCGGCGGCCGCCGGGTGCGGGGGCGNNGNNNNAGGCACCGCCTCCCTCTCCCGTCGGCCCCCACGAACGGACGGTTTCGTTCCGGGGCGGGCACCGGTCCGCCCGGGGCCGCTCCCCTCNTCANCNNNACCGNGCCCGCTCCNCGNNAGGGGCCGNNCGNGCNNCCGGGCGCGTCCGGCCNNTCCNCCCGGGCGCGCCCGGCGGCCCGGTTCCCGCGACGCCCGAACGGCCGCCTCCCCTCCTGACCGGCCGTCAGGTGCGTACGCCGACCGGCGCAGCCCAGCGCGCGCACCGTTCCGGGCGGCCGGACGATGCAGGCATACACCGCTCCCGGGAGGATTCGTGACCGTCAGTCTTGAGCAGCTGCGCCGCTGCCACGTCGCCGTCGACCTCGGGGCCGCCAGGACCCGCGTGTTCGTGAAGGGGGCGGGGCTGGTGGTGGACGAGCCGAGCGTGGCCGCCGTGAACACCCGTACCGGCGCGCTGATCGCGGTCGGGGAGTTCGCCGAGCGGATGACGGGCCGCACCCCCGGCTACATCCGGGTCGTCCGCCCGGCCTCGGGCGGCAGCGTCGTCGACATCGAGATGGCGCAGCGGATGCTCCGCAGCCTGCTCGGCGAGAAGCTCCGCCGCCAGCTGCGGCGCAAGCCGCTGCTGCGCGCCGCCGCCTGCGTCCCGCACGACTGCGCCCCGCTCGCCCAGCGCGCGACCGTCGAGACGCTGGTGGGGCTGGGAGCCCGGCGGGTCGAACTGGTCGACACCCTGATCGCGGCGGCGATCGGCTGCGGGCTGCCGGTGGCGCAGCCGACCGCGACCATGATCCTGGTCTGCGGGGCGGCGACGACCCAGGTGGCCGTGTTGTCGCTGGGGTCGATCGTCACCGCCGAACGCATCCCGGTCGGCGGCCACGCCATCGACCACGCGGTCATCCAGTACCTGCGCCACCAGCACCAGCTGGTGCTGCCCAGCCAGTCCGTGCGCCCCCTCCACCTGGCGCTGCACGGCAACGGGCTCACCCTCCAGGGCCCCGCCGCCACGGAGATCCACGGCCGGGACGTGGCCACGGGCCTCGCGCGGTCGGTCGTCGTGGAGACCGCCGCCGTGCGCCAGGCCATCCACGCGCCGCTCACCACCGTGCTCGACGGCATCGGCAGGGTGCTGCGCGACTGCCCGCCCGACCTGGTCGCGGACCTCGCGGAGTGCGGGATCACGATGGTCGGCGGCAGCGCGCGGCTGCCCGGCCTCGACCAGATGCTGCGCGACGCGACCGGGATGCCCGTGCGGATCGCGGACCACCCGGATGTCTGCGCGATCACGGGGCTGGGCGAGATGCTGGAGGGCCGGGTCGAACCGCTCATGCTGGATCCGCTCGCGGGCACCCGCTGAGCCCGGCGCCGGCGAACCCGGGGCCGGGTCCGCCGGGAGCGCCGCCCGGCCCCGGGCGTCCGCCCCGGCTGGGACCATGGCGGGACAGCCCGTGCAGCAATGCGAGGAGGACGGCCCGTGAGTTCCCTCTTTCCGGCTCTCGCCCCCGGTCCGGACGATTCCCGGCCGGCCCTGCGGTTCGGCGGACGCGCCCTGACGTACGGCGGGCTGCGTACGGCCGCCGCCGCCCCGCGGTCCCGTCTGGCCGGTGCCCGGCGGGTCGCGGTGTGGGCGACGCCCTCGGCCGAGACCGCCGTCGCGGTGGTCGCCGCGCTGCTCGCCGGCGTACCGGCCGTACCGCTCAACCCGCGCGCCGGCACGCGCGAGCTGACGCACATCGTCACCGACAGCGCACCCGACCTGGTGCTCGCCGCGCCCAGCGACGACCTGCCCGCCCCGCTCGCCGGCCTGCCGCGCGTCGACGTCGCCCTCGACGGGCGCGGGAGCGACGGCCCCGCCCCGCGTCCGCCCGCCGAACCCGGCGCCGAGGCACCCGCCCTGATCGTCTACACGTCCGGGACGACCGGCCCGCCGAAGGGCGCCGTCCTGCCCCGCCGCGCCCTGACGGCCTCCCTCGACGCCCTCGCCGACGCCTGGGCGTGGACGGCGGACGACGTCCTGGTCCACGCCCTGCCGCTGTTCCACGTCCACGGCCTCGTCCTCGGCGTCCTCGGCCCGCTGCGCCGGGGCGG
It includes:
- a CDS encoding ACP S-malonyltransferase, translated to MLVLVAPGQGAQTPGFLTPWLDLPGAADRVGAWSEAIGLDLAHYGTKADAEEIRDTSVAQPLLVAAGLLSAAALGEAVPDVVAGHSVGEITAAAFAGVLDDTAALRLVRARGLAMAEAAAVTRTGMSALLGGDPEVTLEHLRKLGLTAANVNGAGQIVAAGTEEQLAALAEDKPEGVRRVMPLKVAGAFHTHHMAPAVAELEKAARDVAPADPKVVYVSNKDGQAVATGAEVVTRLVGQVANPVRWDLCMETFQRLGATALVEVCPGGTLTGIAKRALPGVGTLALKTPDDLDAARALIAEHAGVVS
- a CDS encoding ketoacyl-ACP synthase III, which encodes MAKIRPSKGAPYARILGVGGYRPTRVVPNEVILERIDSSDEWIRSRSGIATRHWASPEETVTAMSVEAAGKALADAGIGPDQVGGVIVSTVSHFRQTPAVATEIADRLTSSRPAAFDISAGCAGFGYGLTLAKGMVVEGSAEYVLVIGVERLSDLTDLDDRATAFLFGDGAGAVVVGPSAEPAIGPTVWGSEGDKSGTIKQTVPWTDYRDGTVEKFPAITQEGQAVFRWAVFEMAKVAQQALDAAGITAADLDVFIPHQANMRIIDSMVKTLKLPEHVTVARDVETTGNTSAASIPLAMERLLATGQAKSGDTALVIGFGAGLVYAATVVTLP
- a CDS encoding acyl carrier protein, which produces MAATLEEIVEGLAEIVNEIAGIPTEDVELDKSFTDDLDVDSLSMVEVVVAAEERFSVKIPDDDVKGLKTVRDAAEYILKHQA
- a CDS encoding beta-ketoacyl-[acyl-carrier-protein] synthase family protein; this translates as MSSTNHTVVVTGIGATTPLGGDATSTWEGLVAGRSGVRHLEGERFADLPVRIAARTAVDPSEVLARPLARKLDRSAQFALIAAREAWADAGFSGPAGEDGEVRPERLGSVIASGIGGVTTLLDQYDVLKEKGARRVSPHTVPMLMPNGPAANVGLEVNAQAGVHTPVSACASGAEAIGYAIEMIRTGRADVVVAGGTEAAIHPLPIVAFANMMAMSKNEDDPEKVSRPYDKARDGFVLGEGAGVVVLESAEHAAARGARVYCEALGQGLSADSHHIAQPEPTGRGIAAALQNLLDSTGLKPSEVAHLNAHATSTPPGDVAEVKALRKVFGDDLDHVAISATKSMTGHLLGGAGGIETVATVLALHHRTAPPTINVDDLDEEVDADIVRDEPRALPQGTIAAINNSFGFGGHNAILAFRTV
- a CDS encoding DUF3145 domain-containing protein, producing MTTRGVLYVHSAPRALCPHIEWAVAGVLGTRVQLDWIRQPASPGTWRAELSWQGEPGTASRLASALRGWRMLRFEVTAEPCPAAEGERYSATPDLGIFHAVIGVHGDIMVPEDRLRAAMARSAQGGAPLEAELAGLLGKPWDDELEPFRYAGEGAPVRWLHQVV
- a CDS encoding carbon-nitrogen hydrolase family protein, producing the protein MIVSAAQFTAVPGDVRANVRTMAAMVRAAAGARVVVFAELALTGYEPRLVAADRSLWVAEDDPRLDPVREACRETGAAAVVNGPAPGREPGGRRPYLTSYVIGPDGATLTRYDKQHLYEAEREVFAAGASDGRFTLDGHRFALATCFDSHCPELGERAAADGCRVYLASSLYGTGGGVHERATVYPAIARRSGLYVVLANHVGAAGSWTGCGRSAVWGPDGGLLAEADPAEPGLVRAAVG
- a CDS encoding EI24 domain-containing protein — translated: MRDLGKGFGFLLQGQRWVGRHGRWLGLGLLPGLVALVLYLGALVGLAYGADDLTAWATPFADDWSSPWQGLFRGFLTALVFALALLLAVVTFTAVTLLVGQPFYESLSEAVDRSEGGRVPESGLPFWRELWISARDSLRIVLRVAFYGILLFALGFVPVVGQTVVPVLGFCVSGYFLTEELTAVALQRRRLELKERLRLLRGHRMMALGFGVPLALAYLVPFVAVFLMPGAVAGATLMARELAPEPEGEPHPGPAAGPGAPAPAPYGLHEGRDAGPR
- a CDS encoding NADP-dependent oxidoreductase; amino-acid sequence: MSALPASGREWHLVSRPDGLPVPEDFALREAPVAAPGEGRVLVRNLHFSVDPYMRGRMNDVKSYVPPFRLDHPMEGGAVGEVVASAAEGFAVGDHVLHGLGWREYAEVEAERAVRVDASLAPLTAYLGVLGMTGLTAYAGLFETASFKEGDAVFVSAAAGAVGSQVGQMARLKGASRVIGSAGSDEKVRLLLEEYGFDAAFNYKDGPVARQLRAAAPDGIDVYFDNVGGEHLEAAISSLNVHGRVTVCGMIAQYNATEPPPAPRNLAQVIGKRLRLQGMLVSDHSDLRPRFVEEVSGWLRSGALKYHETIVEGVENGVDAFLGLLRGDNVGKMVVSLAR
- a CDS encoding MarR family winged helix-turn-helix transcriptional regulator; the protein is MPSTRTDPLTCEVVELIGTVVARYHEEYEHAAARHSLTGAQARVLSLLALEPLPMRRIAVSLRCEPSNVTGIVDRLEARGLVERRPDPADRRVKLAAPTEEGRRTARRLREALDFAREPLAGLSAAERALLRDLLRRMLGEPAVP
- a CDS encoding SCO2400 family protein translates to MDYCHECRRHLNGALACAGCGRPAEELRHDDPGTPAADHVFELTRDEETPSAAPDRTRVSRRAPAPGRAGSRRAARTARPPGGRRARRRRGRVVLIVVTGLVLAAGTLSLAEVAVEDGGGPATSVRQEDVALPAPLPDPSQSTRVADPEQVEATPSAPGPSGAPSADGGAGEASGAPRPTASASDGDGGGDGGGDGSGPGAGSGSGPGGGQGYGRGESRRPVEPDAPPSEPEPAPSASPTSGGEP
- a CDS encoding rod shape-determining protein codes for the protein MTVSLEQLRRCHVAVDLGAARTRVFVKGAGLVVDEPSVAAVNTRTGALIAVGEFAERMTGRTPGYIRVVRPASGGSVVDIEMAQRMLRSLLGEKLRRQLRRKPLLRAAACVPHDCAPLAQRATVETLVGLGARRVELVDTLIAAAIGCGLPVAQPTATMILVCGAATTQVAVLSLGSIVTAERIPVGGHAIDHAVIQYLRHQHQLVLPSQSVRPLHLALHGNGLTLQGPAATEIHGRDVATGLARSVVVETAAVRQAIHAPLTTVLDGIGRVLRDCPPDLVADLAECGITMVGGSARLPGLDQMLRDATGMPVRIADHPDVCAITGLGEMLEGRVEPLMLDPLAGTR